In Rhizobium sp. BG4, the genomic stretch ATCATCAGGCAGTGGCGCCTCGAAGCGCATGATTTCACCGGTCCGGGGATGCTCGAACTGCAGCATATAGGCGTGGAGAGCCTGACGCTTGAAGCCGTTGACGACCTTGCGGGCATCATCGGGCAAGAGGTTCGCCTTGGTCTTGAAGCCGCCGCCGTAGACGGCGTCGCCCAGCAGCGGGTGGCCGATATGGGCCATGTGCACGCGGATCTGATGCGTGCGCCCGGTTTCCAGATGGCACTCGACGAGCGAGGCGAGCGACAGCGCGTTCGACGTCTCGTGAAAGCGCTCCAGCACCTCGTAATGGGTGATCGCCTCGTCAGCTTCCTGATTGCCGGGGCGCTTCACTTCACGGCGCGTGCGGTCGGCGGTGCCGCGGCCGAGCGGCGCGTCGATCGTGCCCTTCAGCGTCGGCGGCCGGCCCCAGACGATCGCCTGGTAAGCGCGTTCGAGCGGCATGGTGCGGCCGTGATCGGCAAATTGCAGCGATAGGTGGCGATGGGCGACGTCGTTCTTTGCCACGATCATCACGCCCGTCGTATCCTTATCCAGCCGGTGGACGATGCCGGGGCGCTTCACGCCGCCGATGCCGGAAAGGCTCTCGCCGCAATGGTGGATCAGCGCATTGACCAGCGTGCCTGTCCAGTTGCCGGCGGCCGGATGGACGACGAGACCCGACGGCTTGGAGATGACGATGACGTCGTCGTCCTCGAAGAGGATGTCGAGCGGGATGTCCTCGCCCTTGGGTTCCGGGTCCTCAGGCTCGGGCAGCAGGATCTCGTAGGTCTCGCCGGGCTTCACCTTCTTCTGCGGATCGGCGGCCGGAGCGCCGTTGACCGTCAGCATGCCGTCCTTGATCAGCACCTTGACGCGGCTGCGCGAAAATTCGGCGCCGAGCTGGGCCGTCAGCCAGGCATCGAGGCGGCCTTCGGCGCTCTCGTCTGCCGTCAGGACTTTCCTAATGCCGGATGCTTGTTTAAAGGGGTCGCTCAAGACGCTTCTTCTCCGAGGAATTCATAGGACGCCGTAATGACGAAAATCGAGATAGACGACCAGGAAGAAAAGCCCCTTGATCCGGCAATGGAAAATGTCCGGCGCAAGATGGTTCGCCTGCAGATCGTCTCGGGCGCCATCATGTTTGTGAGCCTTATGGCGGTCTTCGGCGCCGTTGTCTACAAGGTGACGCGGACGGAACCTGCGGGTAGCGCACCCGTTGCCTCGAACGGCGTGCCGTCGGGTTCGCCGGTCAGCGGCACGGTCACACTGCCTTCAGGCTTTGCGGTTCAGTCGACCTCGCTTTCGGGCAGCCAGATCCTGTTCTACGGCCAGGGCGCCGATGGCAAGCACCGGGCGATCGTCGTTGATACCAAGACGGGCCATACCGTCGCCGATATCGCCGTCGCCGGCAATTGAGCCATGGCGGCCGCTCCCGTCACGATCGTTGATGCCGCGGATCCGCGGATCGCGGAGTTCCGCGAGATCCGCGAGCGTGACCTGACGGGGCGGCAGGGACGGTTCATCGCGGAGGGCACCGTTGTGCTGCGCATGCTGGCGCAGGCGCATCGCCGCGGCACCTTCGCCGCCGAAAAGATCCTGCTGCTCGCCAACCGGGCGGCAGGCGTTGCCGATATCCTTGCCGAATTCCCGGACGATGTTCCGGTCTATATTGCCGAAGCCGAAACGCTCGATGGCATCGTCGGCTTTCACCTGCATCGCGGCGTGCTGGCGCTCGGCCGGAAGCTTTCGCCCGAGACGAGCCTCCTCGACCGGCTGCCGGAACAGGCGCTGGTGATTGCCGGATGCGGCATTTCCAATCACGACAATGCCGGATCGATGTTCCGCAATGCGGCGGCCTTCAAGGCCGATGCGATCTTCCTCGACGAAACCTCCTGCGATCCGCTCTACCGCAAGGCGCTGCGCGTCTCGGTCGGTTCGGTGCTCAGCGTTCCCTATGAGCGCAGCGGTTCGGCGCTGGGCCTGTTGAGCGGGCTCGCGGAGCGCGGCTTCGATATCTGGACGCTGTCGCCGCGCGGCACCGTCGATATCCGCGACATCCCGGCGTCGCCGCGCATGGCGCTGGTGGCGGGAACCGAGGGGGAGGGGCTGCCGGCGGAGATCCTCGCGCGCTTCCGCAGTGCCCGGATTCCACAGTCCGAGGGGCTGGACAGCCTGAACGTCGCGACGGCAACCGGGATCGCGCTGTTTTCCATGGCATCAGCCGCCAAGCGGATCTGACGCTTACTTGTCTTCGGTAAGGATCGCGGCGGCACGGCCTGCGAGATTGAGGCGGTCCTGAGCGCCGGTCTCGGCGGTTTCAGGCAGCAGCTTGCGGATCGGCGAGGTCTCGCCTTCCTTCAATGCCGTCAGCGCCACCACCTTGGCAGCGATCGAGGCGATCTCTTCGCGCAGCGCGCTGTCCTTGCCGGTGACTGTCTTGGCCTTGAGGATGCGGTCGGAGACATCGGCGCTGCGGGCGCGGACATCGTCTGCCAGACTTGCGGCAACGGCGGCAGGATCGATGCTTTCTTCGGTTTCGGCAGGCGGTGCATCGGGCAGGGCGTTCAGCAGCGAGCCGGAAACGCCGGCGTCGCGCATGGC encodes the following:
- a CDS encoding RNA methyltransferase; this encodes MAAAPVTIVDAADPRIAEFREIRERDLTGRQGRFIAEGTVVLRMLAQAHRRGTFAAEKILLLANRAAGVADILAEFPDDVPVYIAEAETLDGIVGFHLHRGVLALGRKLSPETSLLDRLPEQALVIAGCGISNHDNAGSMFRNAAAFKADAIFLDETSCDPLYRKALRVSVGSVLSVPYERSGSALGLLSGLAERGFDIWTLSPRGTVDIRDIPASPRMALVAGTEGEGLPAEILARFRSARIPQSEGLDSLNVATATGIALFSMASAAKRI
- a CDS encoding RluA family pseudouridine synthase codes for the protein MSDPFKQASGIRKVLTADESAEGRLDAWLTAQLGAEFSRSRVKVLIKDGMLTVNGAPAADPQKKVKPGETYEILLPEPEDPEPKGEDIPLDILFEDDDVIVISKPSGLVVHPAAGNWTGTLVNALIHHCGESLSGIGGVKRPGIVHRLDKDTTGVMIVAKNDVAHRHLSLQFADHGRTMPLERAYQAIVWGRPPTLKGTIDAPLGRGTADRTRREVKRPGNQEADEAITHYEVLERFHETSNALSLASLVECHLETGRTHQIRVHMAHIGHPLLGDAVYGGGFKTKANLLPDDARKVVNGFKRQALHAYMLQFEHPRTGEIMRFEAPLPDDMMELVEALRGASL